A genomic segment from Gracilimonas sediminicola encodes:
- a CDS encoding efflux RND transporter permease subunit, protein MGSLSKLAVDRPITFLMSTLILLGFGFYGLQNLRLNLYPDVSFPTITVYTGYEGVAPEDIETLVTRPIEESVGSISGIRKVRSLSSQGASVVKLNFEWGTDLYQAENDVRKELGFVERSIPDDAETPLVFSYDPNQEPIVVLTLTSNARSQRDLRTFSKQVLEQRLERINGIASVETSGGLERQINVQIDNEKMRLYNLSISDIASKLQQENIQVPAGQLTEGNTIYSLRTIGEFKNVDQIRNTIITVREGQPLLLKDVANVEDGIAQPIGNVHINGENGVILNVYRQSDANVVSSANAVVGGLDDIKESLPNDIEISVLTNKADFIEQSISNLLLTGIQAVVLVVLILLAFLRSGRSALIIAISIPVSIITTFTVMDIADLSLNIISLSGLTLAVGMVVDDAVVVLENIFRFREQGADRNEASVKGAKEVAVPVVISTLTTLVVFLPILFVPGIAGFLFRDLALTISFSLAISSLVALTLIPLMTSQFFKEKAQSFEAKNKIARFFSDILNRVESTYHQQLDKVLDRSGLVVSGAVVLFLVSLPLFYVIGGEFFPRVDENAFTLEVQREPGVNLFELERSITQVESIIQQEVPEARLVVSDYGDKEGIEGADDPGGFTGTVRVELVPQNERDRSQFEITSSLLEKLQIVPGVEIQEIIIDPLSPDGENGLIVQIFGYDPVTKEELANGVKEKLLQVDGINSVFSTSDQGRPELRLIMDRERISRVGMNTNQVATAVSNAVKGNVATAFVDQGVEFEVVVELDPMDKSQSVDLSNIQIQTPDGTWMPLKNLARIERYSGPTNVLRIDQERVTEVTAELSGIDLKAATAEARGLLDQVDWPDEYRYEIAGTAEEQAESFNFLMIAFMIAGILTYMVMASQFESLVEPFIIILTIPLALTGVLLMLWMTGTSISVTSMVGLILLTGIVVNNGIVMIDYIKILQARGMERHKAIAEGATRRLRPILMTAFTTILSMVPLALELGSGSETWSPMARTVIGGLSMSTLLMLFVVPCFYNIINSLVERLGFDAVHKIDPLANKPQEALA, encoded by the coding sequence ATGGGATCTCTTTCCAAATTAGCGGTTGATCGTCCGATTACGTTTTTAATGTCCACCCTGATCCTGCTGGGGTTTGGGTTCTATGGATTACAAAACCTGAGATTAAATCTGTACCCGGATGTTTCTTTCCCAACTATCACGGTTTATACCGGTTATGAAGGCGTAGCTCCAGAAGACATCGAAACCTTGGTAACACGGCCTATAGAAGAGTCGGTTGGCAGTATCAGCGGTATTAGAAAAGTCCGGTCTCTCTCCAGCCAGGGTGCATCTGTCGTGAAGCTCAACTTTGAATGGGGAACCGATCTCTACCAAGCTGAGAATGATGTCCGGAAAGAACTCGGGTTTGTGGAACGATCCATACCTGACGATGCCGAGACCCCGCTCGTGTTTTCTTACGATCCCAACCAGGAACCGATTGTGGTTCTCACGTTAACTTCCAATGCACGCAGCCAACGTGACCTGCGTACGTTCTCCAAACAAGTGCTTGAGCAGCGCCTTGAACGTATTAATGGTATTGCTTCGGTCGAGACTTCCGGGGGCTTAGAGCGTCAAATTAATGTGCAGATCGATAATGAGAAAATGCGGCTGTACAACCTCAGTATATCCGACATTGCCTCCAAGCTTCAGCAAGAAAATATACAGGTTCCTGCCGGTCAGCTTACTGAAGGGAATACCATTTACTCTTTGCGAACCATCGGAGAGTTCAAAAATGTAGATCAGATTCGAAATACCATTATCACTGTTCGTGAAGGGCAGCCATTACTACTGAAAGATGTAGCTAATGTAGAAGACGGAATCGCACAACCTATCGGGAACGTGCACATCAATGGAGAAAACGGAGTGATTCTGAATGTGTATCGTCAGAGTGATGCCAATGTAGTTTCATCGGCTAATGCTGTTGTAGGCGGGCTCGATGATATCAAAGAAAGCCTTCCAAACGACATCGAAATTTCGGTACTCACCAACAAAGCTGATTTCATTGAGCAGTCTATCAGTAACCTACTGCTAACCGGAATTCAGGCTGTGGTGCTGGTTGTCTTGATTCTACTGGCTTTTCTGCGAAGCGGACGCTCGGCATTGATTATAGCCATCTCTATTCCCGTTTCCATCATTACCACCTTTACGGTGATGGATATTGCCGACCTGAGCCTGAATATCATTTCCTTATCGGGGCTGACCCTGGCCGTGGGGATGGTCGTAGATGATGCCGTGGTTGTTCTGGAGAATATATTCCGTTTCAGGGAGCAGGGAGCCGACCGTAATGAAGCCTCGGTAAAGGGAGCTAAAGAAGTAGCCGTACCCGTTGTTATTTCAACCTTAACCACCTTAGTGGTATTCCTTCCCATCCTGTTTGTACCGGGAATTGCCGGATTCTTATTCCGTGACCTTGCCTTAACCATTTCATTCTCCCTGGCTATTTCCTCATTAGTAGCGCTGACATTAATCCCGTTAATGACTTCTCAGTTCTTTAAAGAAAAAGCGCAATCGTTTGAAGCCAAAAACAAAATTGCCAGGTTCTTCAGCGATATACTAAATCGGGTGGAGTCAACCTATCACCAGCAGCTGGATAAAGTCCTTGACCGAAGTGGATTAGTTGTAAGCGGAGCGGTTGTATTATTCCTGGTTAGTCTCCCGCTTTTTTATGTAATCGGGGGTGAATTTTTTCCCCGCGTTGATGAAAATGCCTTCACCCTTGAAGTACAGCGTGAACCCGGCGTAAACCTTTTTGAACTCGAACGCTCTATAACCCAGGTTGAAAGTATCATTCAGCAGGAAGTACCCGAAGCCCGGCTGGTTGTATCCGACTATGGAGATAAAGAAGGAATTGAAGGAGCTGATGATCCAGGTGGCTTTACCGGTACGGTTCGGGTGGAACTGGTGCCGCAAAACGAGCGTGATCGTTCACAGTTTGAAATCACCTCATCGTTATTGGAGAAGCTGCAAATTGTACCCGGTGTTGAAATCCAGGAGATCATTATTGACCCGCTTAGTCCCGATGGCGAAAACGGACTGATCGTTCAAATTTTTGGATATGATCCGGTCACAAAAGAAGAGCTGGCCAACGGCGTGAAGGAAAAGCTTTTGCAGGTGGATGGTATCAACAGCGTGTTCAGTACATCCGACCAGGGACGCCCGGAATTACGCCTTATCATGGACCGGGAGCGTATTTCCAGGGTTGGGATGAATACCAACCAGGTTGCCACTGCCGTAAGCAATGCCGTTAAAGGAAATGTCGCAACTGCCTTTGTAGATCAGGGAGTGGAATTTGAAGTGGTTGTAGAGCTTGACCCCATGGATAAATCCCAATCCGTTGACCTCTCCAACATACAGATTCAAACACCGGACGGAACGTGGATGCCTCTCAAAAACCTGGCCCGTATAGAGCGTTATTCCGGGCCGACCAATGTTCTGCGAATAGATCAGGAAAGAGTAACAGAAGTGACCGCCGAATTGTCCGGCATTGATCTGAAAGCAGCTACAGCCGAGGCTCGCGGACTGCTTGATCAAGTTGACTGGCCCGATGAATACCGCTACGAAATTGCCGGAACAGCTGAAGAGCAAGCCGAGTCGTTTAACTTTTTGATGATTGCCTTCATGATTGCCGGAATACTGACCTACATGGTCATGGCTTCTCAGTTTGAAAGCCTGGTGGAACCTTTCATCATCATTTTAACCATTCCGCTTGCCCTCACCGGCGTTTTACTCATGCTATGGATGACCGGAACCAGTATAAGCGTTACCTCTATGGTAGGCTTAATCCTGCTTACAGGAATAGTGGTGAACAACGGAATTGTTATGATTGATTACATCAAAATTTTGCAGGCACGCGGTATGGAACGCCACAAAGCTATTGCCGAAGGGGCAACACGAAGGCTTCGTCCGATTCTGATGACGGCATTCACCACGATCCTGTCGATGGTGCCGCTTGCTCTTGAGTTGGGATCCGGTTCAGAAACCTGGAGCCCGATGGCTCGAACTGTTATCGGTGGCTTATCCATGAGTACCCTTTTAATGCTTTTCGTAGTTCCCTGCTTCTACAACATCATCAACAGCCTGGTTGAGCGTTTAGGATTTGATGCCGTTCATAAAATTGATCCCCTTGCCAACAAACCACAGGAGGCACTCGCATGA
- a CDS encoding efflux RND transporter periplasmic adaptor subunit, which translates to MKISYLQIAALSILLISCGNDNSNESGQSNFSRFGGNGSQQATSVETNEVEVGQIADQVRSFGNVKAQNEISVLPQVSNRITEIYVDLGDTVRQGEALAKIYDATFRDQLSQAESQLEQSRIALRRDSAEYQRQQSLMERDLTSESELDIAQAAYQSSRAQFESARSSLTQAQEDFNNTIVRSPVDGVITNRALEVGDLATTGTELFQIASTNGYESRIYLPVQDWRAVKVGQEVSLRISNESGISAEGVVSRKSPQLDATTGLGEVVITLTSVGNAVYPGVLAENVINITTKDRALIVPRSALVEQVETVINPESNTIELERSYSVFVSRGDSVAERRELELGIEQGDRIEVLSGLLPNDRIIVTGQSGLDDGARINVATGDQFQAPQERQIGGNANESGRQAPLANMNMTDEERAAAREKMQNMSREERMAYLRELRQQQADSTSNGQ; encoded by the coding sequence GTGAAAATATCCTATTTACAAATTGCTGCTCTTAGCATCCTTTTAATTAGCTGTGGCAATGACAATTCCAATGAAAGCGGCCAATCCAACTTTTCGAGGTTTGGTGGAAACGGGTCACAACAAGCTACCAGTGTGGAAACCAATGAAGTTGAAGTTGGTCAAATAGCCGATCAGGTTCGCTCTTTCGGGAACGTAAAAGCCCAGAACGAAATCTCAGTTTTGCCTCAGGTAAGCAACCGGATTACTGAAATTTATGTGGATCTCGGGGATACCGTTCGCCAGGGAGAAGCACTCGCTAAAATATACGATGCTACCTTTCGCGACCAGCTGAGCCAGGCCGAATCTCAGTTAGAACAAAGCCGGATTGCCCTTCGTCGTGATAGTGCCGAATACCAACGGCAACAAAGCCTGATGGAACGGGATTTAACCAGTGAATCGGAATTGGATATTGCCCAGGCTGCTTACCAGAGCTCCAGAGCCCAGTTTGAGTCTGCACGTTCATCCCTCACGCAAGCCCAGGAAGATTTTAATAATACCATTGTCCGTTCTCCGGTTGATGGGGTAATTACAAACCGTGCTTTAGAGGTTGGAGATTTAGCAACTACCGGAACGGAGTTATTTCAGATTGCCAGTACCAACGGATATGAATCACGGATATACCTCCCCGTTCAGGATTGGCGTGCGGTAAAAGTTGGGCAGGAAGTGAGTCTTCGTATTTCTAATGAAAGTGGGATAAGCGCTGAAGGCGTAGTTTCGCGAAAAAGTCCGCAACTGGATGCTACCACCGGACTTGGAGAAGTGGTCATCACGCTAACCTCTGTAGGAAATGCCGTTTACCCCGGTGTTTTGGCTGAGAATGTCATCAACATCACCACCAAAGACCGTGCGCTTATTGTTCCGCGAAGTGCCCTGGTTGAACAGGTTGAAACAGTCATTAACCCGGAATCTAACACCATTGAGTTGGAACGTTCATATTCGGTTTTTGTATCCCGTGGAGATTCAGTAGCCGAGCGACGAGAACTCGAATTAGGTATTGAACAAGGCGATCGAATTGAAGTACTGAGTGGATTGCTGCCTAACGACAGAATTATCGTAACCGGACAAAGCGGCCTGGATGATGGCGCCCGAATTAATGTAGCTACCGGCGATCAGTTTCAAGCTCCTCAGGAACGTCAAATTGGAGGGAATGCAAACGAGAGTGGACGACAAGCCCCTTTGGCAAATATGAATATGACGGATGAAGAACGCGCTGCTGCCCGCGAGAAAATGCAGAACATGTCGCGCGAGGAACGCATGGCTTACCTGCGTGAGCTAAGGCAACAACAAGCTGATTCAACTTCAAACGGACAATAA